Proteins encoded together in one Impatiens glandulifera chromosome 1, dImpGla2.1, whole genome shotgun sequence window:
- the LOC124919371 gene encoding probable NAD(P)H dehydrogenase (quinone) FQR1-like 2: protein MGKGGGCVPSKKKPPAATAEIPSNPPIQLAIENIAGSLDHPTRAASLESVVVAPKLKIFIVFYSMYGHVESLARRMKKGVDGVDGVEAVLFRVPETLSIDVLEKMGAPTKDDEIPEISSSAELAVADGILFGFPTRYGCMASQMKAFFDSTGQLWKEQKLSGKPAGLFVSTGTQGGGQETTAWTAITQLAHHGMLFVPIGYTFGAGMFKMDSIRGGSPYGAGVFAGDGTREASDLELALAEHQGKYMASVVKRLAQT from the exons atgggTAAAGGCGGTGGCTGCGTTCCTAGCAAGAAGAAGCCTCCGGCAGCTACAGCCGAAATTCCGTCGAACCCACCGATTCAGCTCGCTATTGAGAACATCGCGGGTTCTCTTGATCACCCTACCCGCGCAGCGTCTTTGGAGTCAGTAGTCGTCGCTCCCAAATTGAAGATATTCATTGTGTTTTACTCGATGTATGGCCACGTTGAGTCGTTGGCCCGGCGGATGAAGAAAGGTGTCGATGGCGTTGATGGTGTGGAGGCAGTTCTATTTAGGGTTCCTGAGACGCTTTCAATTGATGTATTGGAGAAAATGGGGGCTCCTACGAAAGACGATGAGATTCCAGAAATTTCTTCTTCTGCTGAACTGGCTGTTGCTGATGGGATCTTGTTTGGATTTCCTACAAGATATGGGTGTATGGCATCGCAAATGAAGGCTTTCTTTGATTCGACGGGACAGTTATGGAAGGAGCAGAAGCTCTCTGGAAAGCCTGCTGGTTTATTTGTCAGCACTGGAACTCAAGGAGGGGGTCAAGAAACTACAGC atgGACAGCAATCACACAATTAGCACATCATGGAATGTTGTTTGTACCAATTGGGTACACATTCGGAGCTGGTATGTTCAAGATGGATTCGATTCGCGGAGGTTCTCCATATGGAGCTGGAGTCTTTGCTGGTGATGGGACAAGAGAAGCTAGTGATTTGGAGCTTGCACTTGCCGAACATCAAGGCAAGTATATGGCTTCCGTGGTCAAGAGGCTCGCTCAAACTTGA
- the LOC124922433 gene encoding protein HEADING DATE 3A-like, whose translation MPRDTNPLVVGSCGECVDHFFRSIDLQVIYNTREVANGCEFRPFQVVNRLGRVQLGGEDLRTFFTLLVMVDPDAPSPSNPTLREYLHWLVTDIPAMQLMRQEVVCYKSPRPSTGIHRFAFILFQQLGRQTVYALGGRQNFNTRDFAELYNLGLHVAAVYYNCQRKTGSGSRRR comes from the exons ATGCCAAGGGACACCAATCCTCTTGTTGTTGGGAGTTGTGGGGAATGTGTTGACCATTTCTTTAGGTCTATCGACCTTCAAGTTATTTATAACACAAGGGAAGTTGCAAACGGTTGTGAGTTTAGACCCTTCCAAGTTGTCAACCGTCTAGGGCGGGTCcagt TGGGTGGTGAAGATCTTAGGACTTTTTTCACTCTTTTA GTTATGGTAGATCCCGATGCTCCTAGCCCAAGCAACCCGACCCTGAGGGAGTACTTACATTG gTTGGTTACTGATATCCCAGCCATGCAACTCATGA GACAAGAGGTCGTTTGCTATAAGAGTCCACGCCCGTCTACGGGAATCCACCGTTTTGCATTCATACTTTTCCAGCAGCTAGGAAGGCAGACGGTTTACGCTCTTGGAGGGCGTCAAAACTTTAACACTCGAGATTTTGCTGAGCTCTACAATCTGGGCCTCCATGTAGCCGCAGTATACTACAACTGCCAGAGGAAAACTGGCTCTGGCAGCAGAAGGCGGTGA